A genomic window from Agrobacterium larrymoorei includes:
- a CDS encoding alpha/beta hydrolase, protein MRGAIPWQSGFAFFRRKPDRQLDVDDLKAQAARLCTFMDFVTQQTGQTPFLVGYSNGAIMAAEMICQDCSRAQGAILLRPLSPRRNEELPSLSGFPVLLLAASHDERREPNDAQDLAAQFVTAGADVCLEVLDGGHGWAEDAADEKLSRQMAGDQKTGLIRAAALPPTIL, encoded by the coding sequence ATGCGCGGCGCCATCCCATGGCAAAGTGGTTTTGCATTTTTCCGCAGGAAGCCCGATCGGCAACTCGACGTGGATGATCTGAAAGCGCAGGCGGCGCGGCTCTGCACGTTCATGGATTTTGTCACGCAGCAGACAGGCCAAACGCCATTCCTCGTCGGCTATTCAAACGGTGCGATCATGGCGGCTGAGATGATTTGTCAGGATTGCAGCCGGGCGCAGGGAGCGATCCTGTTGCGTCCGCTCTCACCCAGAAGAAATGAAGAGCTTCCAAGCCTATCCGGCTTTCCTGTCCTGCTGCTTGCTGCCAGCCATGACGAACGACGCGAGCCGAACGATGCGCAGGATCTGGCCGCCCAATTCGTCACCGCCGGCGCGGATGTTTGTCTCGAAGTGCTGGATGGGGGGCACGGCTGGGCGGAGGACGCGGCAGATGAAAAACTCTCGCGTCAGATGGCTGGCGACCAAAAAACCGGGCTGATTAGAGCTGCGGCTCTTCCTCCAACAATCCTCTGA
- the fabF gene encoding beta-ketoacyl-ACP synthase II, translating into MRRVVITGTGMVSPLGCGTEVTWERLLAGQNGARLVTEFEVDDLPAKIACRIPVGDGTDGTFNADDWMEPKEQRKVDPFIIYGMAAAEMALNDANWHPETDEDQIMTGVLIGSGIGGLEGIVEAGYTLRDKGPRRVSPFFIPGRLINLVSGQVSIRHKLRGPNHSVVTACSTGAHAIGDAARLIGLGDADVMVAGGAESPVCRISLAGFAACKALSTQHNDDPQKASRPYDRDRDGFVMGEGAGIVVLEELEHAKARGAKIYAEVVGYGLSGDAFHITAPSEDGEGAYRCMSMALKRAGLTPADIDYINAHGTSTMADTIELGAVERLVGDSASKISMSSTKSATGHLLGAAGAIEAIFATLAIRDNIVPPTLNLDNPDVETAIDLVPHKARKRDVNVALSNSFGFGGTNASLVLRRYEG; encoded by the coding sequence TTGAGACGTGTCGTTATCACAGGTACCGGCATGGTATCTCCCCTTGGTTGTGGAACGGAAGTGACCTGGGAGCGGCTGCTGGCCGGTCAGAATGGCGCCCGTCTCGTCACGGAATTCGAAGTCGACGATCTGCCCGCGAAAATTGCCTGCCGCATTCCTGTCGGTGACGGCACCGATGGCACCTTCAATGCCGATGACTGGATGGAGCCGAAAGAGCAGCGCAAGGTCGATCCCTTCATCATCTACGGCATGGCGGCCGCCGAGATGGCGTTGAACGACGCCAACTGGCACCCGGAAACCGACGAAGACCAGATCATGACCGGCGTGCTGATCGGCTCCGGCATTGGTGGCCTGGAAGGCATCGTTGAGGCGGGCTATACGCTACGCGACAAGGGACCGCGCCGTGTATCCCCTTTCTTCATTCCAGGGCGTCTGATCAACCTCGTCTCCGGCCAGGTGTCCATCCGGCATAAGCTTCGCGGTCCGAACCATTCGGTCGTGACAGCATGCTCCACCGGTGCGCATGCCATTGGCGATGCTGCCCGTCTGATCGGGCTCGGCGACGCCGATGTGATGGTCGCAGGTGGTGCCGAATCGCCCGTATGCCGCATTTCACTCGCCGGCTTTGCCGCCTGTAAAGCGTTGTCCACGCAGCATAACGACGATCCGCAGAAGGCGTCTCGCCCCTATGACCGCGACCGTGACGGTTTTGTCATGGGCGAGGGTGCCGGCATTGTTGTTCTCGAAGAACTGGAACATGCCAAGGCACGTGGCGCGAAGATCTATGCCGAAGTCGTCGGCTATGGTTTGTCGGGTGACGCTTTCCACATCACCGCTCCTTCCGAGGATGGCGAAGGTGCGTATCGCTGCATGTCGATGGCGCTGAAGCGCGCTGGCCTCACGCCTGCCGATATCGACTACATCAACGCTCACGGCACCTCGACCATGGCCGATACGATCGAGCTTGGCGCGGTCGAGCGCCTGGTGGGTGACTCGGCCTCGAAGATTTCGATGTCTTCCACCAAATCGGCAACAGGCCATCTTCTTGGCGCAGCGGGCGCAATCGAAGCGATTTTCGCGACACTCGCGATCCGCGACAACATCGTCCCGCCGACGCTCAATCTCGACAATCCCGATGTCGAGACCGCGATCGATCTTGTGCCGCACAAGGCGCGCAAGCGCGACGTTAATGTGGCGCTGTCGAACTCCTTCGGCTTCGGCGGCACCAACGCATCACTCGTGCTGCGTCGTTACGAAGGCTGA
- the gmk gene encoding guanylate kinase produces the protein MVPANSSPVHIARRGLMLVMSSPSGAGKSTIARNLLDRDKNISLSVSVTTRQRRQSEIEGIHYHFITKREFEVMRDSDQLLEWAEVHGNFYGTPRAPVEQAMAEGRDMLFDIDWQGAEQLQDKMKADVVSIFILPPTMTELQSRLHRRAEDTEEVIRTRLANSRAEIEHWRDYDYVILNDDLQAAFSAVEAIVKAERVRRDRRHGMFDFIRGLLEEEPQL, from the coding sequence ATGGTACCAGCAAATAGCTCTCCCGTTCATATTGCCCGCAGAGGGCTTATGCTGGTCATGTCCTCGCCATCGGGTGCGGGTAAGTCCACCATTGCCAGAAACCTGCTGGACCGGGACAAGAACATCAGTCTCTCGGTCAGTGTCACGACGCGTCAGCGCCGGCAGAGCGAGATCGAGGGCATCCATTACCACTTCATCACAAAGCGTGAATTCGAGGTGATGCGCGACAGCGATCAGTTGCTGGAATGGGCGGAGGTTCACGGGAATTTCTACGGAACGCCCCGTGCGCCCGTCGAGCAGGCCATGGCTGAGGGCCGCGACATGCTGTTCGATATCGACTGGCAGGGCGCAGAGCAGCTTCAGGACAAGATGAAGGCTGATGTCGTGTCGATCTTCATTCTACCGCCAACGATGACCGAACTGCAGTCGCGCCTGCATCGCCGCGCCGAAGACACCGAAGAGGTTATTCGCACACGCCTTGCCAATTCCCGCGCTGAGATCGAGCACTGGCGCGACTATGACTATGTGATCCTCAATGACGACCTTCAGGCCGCATTTTCGGCCGTCGAAGCCATCGTCAAGGCCGAACGTGTGCGCCGCGACCGTCGCCACGGAATGTTCGATTTCATCAGAGGATTGTTGGAGGAAGAGCCGCAGCTCTAA
- the fabG gene encoding 3-oxoacyl-[acyl-carrier-protein] reductase has translation MFDLTGRKALITGATGGIGEEIARTLHAQGATVGLHGTRVEKLEALASELGERVKIFPANLADRAEVKALGEKAEAELEGVDILVNNAGITKDGLFVRMSDEDWDNVLEVNLTSMFRLTRELTHPMMRRRFGRIINITSIVGVTGNAGQTNYCASKAGMIGFSKSLAQEIAVRNVTVNCVAPGFIESAMTGKLNEKQKEGIMGAIPMKRMGTGAEIASAVLYLASNEAGYMTGQTLHVNGGMAMI, from the coding sequence ATGTTTGATCTGACTGGCCGCAAGGCTCTCATTACCGGCGCGACCGGCGGTATCGGCGAAGAAATCGCCCGTACGCTTCATGCCCAGGGCGCCACCGTGGGCCTTCACGGCACCCGCGTCGAAAAGCTGGAGGCGCTTGCCTCCGAGCTTGGCGAGCGCGTCAAGATTTTCCCGGCCAACCTGGCTGATCGCGCAGAGGTCAAGGCACTTGGCGAGAAGGCGGAAGCCGAGCTTGAAGGCGTTGACATTCTCGTCAACAATGCGGGCATCACCAAGGACGGCCTCTTTGTTCGTATGAGTGACGAGGACTGGGACAATGTTCTGGAGGTCAATCTGACATCCATGTTCCGTCTGACACGCGAGCTGACACACCCGATGATGCGTCGCCGTTTCGGCCGCATCATCAACATCACCTCCATCGTCGGTGTCACCGGCAATGCTGGCCAGACGAATTACTGCGCCTCGAAGGCTGGCATGATCGGCTTTTCCAAGTCGCTTGCTCAGGAAATTGCAGTTCGCAACGTGACCGTGAACTGCGTTGCACCTGGTTTCATCGAAAGCGCCATGACCGGCAAGCTGAACGAAAAGCAGAAGGAAGGCATCATGGGAGCTATCCCGATGAAGCGCATGGGAACAGGCGCTGAAATCGCTTCTGCCGTGCTCTACCTTGCTTCCAACGAAGCCGGTTACATGACCGGCCAGACGCTGCACGTCAACGGCGGCATGGCAATGATCTGA
- a CDS encoding YicC/YloC family endoribonuclease, whose amino-acid sequence MTLQSMTGFARSEGSSGRYRWAWELRSVNGKGLDLRLRLPSGMEALETALRDIASKSLSRGNIQAGLSVSAAETKLEAVVNRDALDAVLALKKELGNAVSDAPLSFDTLLSVRGLVEFREPEETEDAQSARNTDIVEGFSLAVASLKSMREREGASLYTLLSTHIDRIEQLTSVIEADPSRQPEQIRARLEAQIALIGDGNGSLDRERLYAEAALLATKADLREEIDRLTSHVSAARELLAVGGPVGRKLDFLAQEFNRESNTICSKSNASAVTAAGIELKVVIDQFREQVQNLE is encoded by the coding sequence ATGACACTGCAATCCATGACGGGCTTCGCGCGAAGCGAAGGCTCATCCGGTCGATATCGCTGGGCCTGGGAACTGCGCTCCGTTAACGGCAAAGGGCTGGATCTGCGGCTGCGCTTGCCATCCGGCATGGAAGCATTGGAGACAGCGCTGCGTGACATCGCGTCCAAAAGCCTGTCGCGCGGGAATATTCAGGCCGGGCTCTCTGTATCTGCCGCAGAGACCAAGCTTGAGGCCGTGGTCAATCGCGATGCCTTGGACGCAGTGCTGGCCTTGAAGAAGGAACTCGGCAACGCGGTAAGCGACGCACCGCTCAGCTTCGATACCTTGCTGTCCGTGCGTGGTCTCGTGGAGTTTCGCGAGCCGGAAGAGACGGAAGATGCGCAGAGCGCGCGCAACACCGATATCGTCGAGGGCTTTTCCCTTGCCGTCGCTTCGTTGAAGTCCATGCGCGAGAGGGAAGGCGCGTCACTCTACACGCTGCTTTCGACCCATATCGATCGTATCGAGCAACTGACATCTGTCATCGAGGCAGATCCTTCTCGACAGCCGGAGCAAATCCGGGCACGGCTGGAAGCTCAGATCGCCTTGATCGGTGATGGCAATGGAAGCCTCGATCGCGAGCGCCTCTATGCCGAGGCTGCGCTTCTCGCCACCAAGGCGGATCTGCGGGAAGAGATTGACCGGTTGACCTCGCATGTCTCCGCCGCGCGCGAGCTTCTCGCTGTCGGCGGTCCTGTCGGGCGCAAGCTCGATTTTCTTGCACAGGAATTTAACCGGGAGTCGAATACGATCTGTTCCAAATCCAATGCCAGTGCTGTAACCGCTGCTGGTATAGAATTGAAAGTCGTGATCGACCAATTCCGCGAACAGGTTCAAAATCTGGAGTAG
- the fabD gene encoding ACP S-malonyltransferase: MAIAFTFPGQGSQAVGMGKDLAENFAEARAVFEEVDEALGQKLSDIMWNGPEETLTLTANAQPALMVVSVAVMRVLEARGLKLAEKVSYVAGHSLGEYSALCAAGAFSLADTARLLRIRGNAMQAAVPVGEGAMAAIIGLEHGDVEAICAEATTDGVCQIANDNGGGQLVISGAKAPVEKAAALASEKGAKRAIMLPVSAPFHSALMAPAAEAMREALASVKKNDPVVPVVANVRAAPVSDADEIASLLVEQVTGQVRWRETVEWFAANDVTTLYEIGSGKVLTGLARRIDKTVNGVAVNSPADIEAALQTLLG; this comes from the coding sequence ATGGCTATCGCATTCACATTTCCCGGCCAGGGCAGCCAGGCTGTCGGCATGGGCAAGGATCTGGCAGAGAATTTTGCAGAAGCCCGCGCCGTTTTCGAGGAAGTCGATGAAGCATTGGGACAGAAACTGTCCGACATCATGTGGAATGGTCCGGAAGAGACGCTGACGCTGACCGCCAATGCGCAGCCGGCACTGATGGTGGTGTCCGTTGCCGTGATGCGCGTCCTGGAAGCACGTGGCCTGAAGCTCGCTGAAAAAGTGTCCTATGTTGCCGGCCATTCGCTTGGCGAATATTCGGCGCTTTGTGCAGCGGGTGCCTTCTCACTGGCCGATACGGCTCGTCTTTTGCGCATCCGCGGCAATGCGATGCAGGCTGCGGTCCCCGTAGGCGAGGGCGCCATGGCGGCGATTATCGGCCTTGAGCATGGCGATGTGGAGGCCATTTGCGCGGAAGCCACGACCGATGGCGTTTGCCAGATCGCCAATGATAATGGTGGCGGTCAGTTGGTGATTTCCGGTGCGAAGGCACCGGTCGAAAAGGCGGCGGCGCTTGCTTCGGAAAAGGGCGCCAAGCGTGCCATCATGCTGCCGGTCTCCGCACCCTTCCATTCGGCGCTGATGGCGCCTGCCGCAGAGGCGATGCGCGAGGCGTTGGCTTCGGTCAAGAAGAACGATCCGGTCGTTCCGGTTGTCGCCAATGTGCGCGCAGCACCCGTATCGGATGCCGATGAGATCGCCTCTTTGCTGGTTGAGCAGGTGACGGGCCAGGTTCGCTGGCGCGAAACGGTCGAGTGGTTTGCCGCAAATGACGTGACCACGCTTTACGAGATCGGCTCTGGCAAGGTTCTGACAGGCCTCGCTCGCCGCATCGACAAGACTGTCAACGGCGTTGCCGTTAATTCCCCTGCGGATATCGAAGCCGCGCTTCAGACGCTTCTCGGCTGA
- the mltG gene encoding endolytic transglycosylase MltG codes for MSDNRENNQPPYDRDSSYESKGGPIIPKSPTEALRPEKVPEPPKRSRKAHSQTVIFLNFLMTLIVAVTVVGIAGFYYMIHAFHEPGPLATNTTITVRNGAGLAEIANTLERSDAISNGRIFRLMADRYMSAGQTPKPGEYEIKAHASMKDILSLLESGKSILYTVAFPEGLTVKQMFARLAADPVLEGDLPTEVPPEGSLRPDTYPFTRGTKREEIVRQMRAAQTKLVEMLWERRDPNLPLKTVEEFVTLASIVEKETGKDDERGHVASVFYNRMKKNMRLQSDPTIIYGLFGGEGKPSDRPIYQSDLQKETPFNTYIIRGLPPHPIANPGRAALEATANPWRTDDLYFVADGTGGHVFAKTLDEHNANVRRWRKIEAEKAAAGGASETVVDGQPGGNQAEKPAN; via the coding sequence GTGAGCGATAACAGAGAGAACAATCAGCCCCCCTACGACCGTGACAGCTCCTATGAGAGCAAGGGTGGACCGATCATTCCAAAATCGCCGACCGAGGCTCTGAGACCTGAAAAAGTGCCTGAGCCGCCGAAGCGCTCGCGCAAGGCCCACAGCCAGACAGTGATCTTCCTGAATTTTCTCATGACGCTGATCGTCGCCGTGACCGTGGTGGGTATTGCCGGCTTCTACTACATGATCCACGCGTTTCATGAGCCTGGCCCCCTTGCGACCAACACGACCATCACCGTGCGCAATGGCGCGGGTCTGGCAGAGATCGCGAACACGCTGGAGCGTAGCGACGCCATTTCCAACGGCCGCATCTTCCGCCTGATGGCGGATCGCTACATGTCCGCCGGCCAGACACCGAAGCCGGGTGAATATGAGATCAAAGCCCATGCATCGATGAAGGATATTCTGTCCTTGCTGGAATCGGGCAAGTCGATCCTCTACACGGTTGCCTTCCCGGAAGGCCTGACCGTCAAGCAGATGTTCGCACGCCTTGCAGCAGACCCGGTGCTCGAAGGTGATCTTCCAACCGAAGTGCCCCCCGAAGGCAGCCTTCGTCCGGATACCTATCCCTTTACCCGCGGCACCAAGCGCGAGGAAATCGTGCGGCAGATGCGTGCGGCGCAGACGAAGCTGGTCGAAATGCTCTGGGAGCGCCGCGATCCGAACCTGCCGCTGAAGACGGTCGAGGAGTTCGTCACACTCGCCTCCATCGTTGAGAAGGAAACCGGCAAGGATGATGAGCGCGGTCACGTCGCATCGGTTTTCTATAACCGCATGAAAAAGAACATGCGTCTGCAATCCGACCCAACTATCATTTACGGACTGTTCGGCGGTGAGGGCAAGCCGTCCGACCGGCCGATCTATCAGTCGGATCTGCAAAAAGAGACGCCCTTCAACACCTACATCATTCGTGGCCTGCCACCGCACCCGATCGCCAATCCGGGCCGTGCGGCGCTCGAGGCGACAGCCAATCCGTGGCGGACGGACGATCTCTACTTTGTGGCCGATGGCACCGGTGGCCACGTCTTTGCCAAGACGCTGGATGAGCACAACGCCAATGTCCGTCGCTGGCGTAAGATCGAAGCCGAAAAAGCTGCTGCCGGTGGCGCATCCGAAACCGTTGTCGACGGTCAGCCGGGTGGCAATCAGGCGGAGAAGCCGGCGAACTGA
- the rsmA gene encoding 16S rRNA (adenine(1518)-N(6)/adenine(1519)-N(6))-dimethyltransferase RsmA — MAAIDGLPPLRDVIQRHGLDAKKSLGQNFLFDLNLTQKIARTAGPLDGVTVFEVGPGPGGLTRAILSLGAKKVIAVERDSRCLPALAEIADHYPGRLEVIEGDALKTDFEALVPKGEPVRIIANLPYNVGTQLLVNWLLPKQWPPFWLSMTLMFQKEVGQRIVAEEGDNHYGRLGVLAGWRTVPEMAFDVPPQAFSPPPKVTSTVVHLLPKEKPLACDVDKLEKVTEAAFGQRRKMLRQSVKSIGGEALLEKAGIDPTRRAETLSVEEFVRLANSL; from the coding sequence ATGGCCGCGATCGATGGTCTTCCGCCACTGCGCGACGTTATACAGCGCCATGGCCTGGATGCGAAGAAGTCGCTTGGTCAAAACTTCCTCTTCGACCTCAATCTGACGCAGAAGATTGCGCGTACCGCTGGTCCTCTGGATGGTGTTACGGTCTTCGAGGTCGGGCCTGGTCCAGGCGGTTTGACCCGCGCCATCCTTTCGCTCGGCGCAAAGAAGGTGATCGCGGTGGAACGAGATAGCCGCTGTCTTCCTGCGCTTGCGGAAATTGCCGATCATTATCCCGGACGGCTTGAGGTGATCGAAGGCGACGCGCTGAAGACCGATTTCGAAGCCCTCGTTCCCAAGGGCGAGCCAGTACGCATCATCGCGAACCTCCCCTATAATGTCGGGACCCAGCTTCTTGTGAACTGGCTTCTGCCGAAGCAATGGCCGCCGTTCTGGCTTTCCATGACGCTGATGTTCCAGAAAGAAGTCGGCCAGCGGATCGTCGCCGAGGAAGGCGATAATCACTATGGTCGCCTTGGCGTGCTTGCCGGATGGCGCACGGTGCCGGAGATGGCTTTCGACGTGCCGCCGCAAGCTTTCAGCCCGCCACCGAAAGTCACCTCGACAGTCGTGCATCTCCTGCCAAAGGAAAAGCCACTGGCCTGCGATGTGGACAAGCTTGAGAAGGTCACGGAAGCCGCCTTCGGCCAGCGCCGCAAGATGCTGCGCCAGAGCGTGAAGAGCATCGGCGGAGAAGCCCTGCTGGAGAAGGCCGGCATTGATCCGACGAGACGAGCGGAAACGCTTTCGGTCGAAGAATTCGTACGGTTGGCGAACAGCTTATAA
- a CDS encoding acyl carrier protein, producing MSDIAERVKKIVVDHLGVDADKVVEGASFIDDLGADSLDTVELVMAFEEEFGVEIPDDAADSILTVGDAVKFIEKAQA from the coding sequence ATGAGCGATATCGCAGAACGCGTAAAGAAAATTGTAGTTGATCATCTTGGCGTTGACGCCGACAAAGTCGTTGAAGGCGCAAGCTTCATCGACGACCTGGGCGCTGACTCGCTCGACACCGTTGAACTGGTTATGGCGTTCGAAGAAGAATTCGGCGTTGAAATTCCAGACGACGCAGCTGACTCGATCCTGACTGTTGGCGACGCTGTCAAGTTCATCGAAAAGGCTCAGGCCTAA